Genomic window (Arthrobacter sp. StoSoilA2):
TTGTACCTGCTGTTTACGTCTTTCAAGACCCCGATCGACACCATCGCCGTTCCACCTACCATCCTCCCCAAAGAATGGACCCTGGAGAATTACGCGAACGCCCTTGGCCGTAGCGGTGTGCTGGCTTCCTTCATAAACAGCATCCAGACCGCAATCATCAGCACCCTGCTGTCGTTGGTCCTGGCCGTCCCGGCAGCCTATGGCATCACGCGCTACAAGACTCCGAGCGGCCGGGTGTTCATCATGGCCGCGCTGGTCACCCGCATGGTGCCGCCGGTAGCAATCGGCATTCCGCTGGCATCCATGATGGCTTCGGCTGGTTTGGCGGATACCCCGATCGCATTGTCCATTGCCCACACCACCATTTCCTTGCCGCTGTCCATCTGGCTGATGTCCAGCTTCTTCGAGGCCGTTCCCCGCGACCTGGAAGAGGCTGCAACGGTGGATGGCTGCAGCAGGCTCGGCGCGCTCTGGCGGGTAGTGATCCCGGTGGTTTCCGGAGGCATCGCCGTCACCGCGATCTTCGCCTTCCTCGCATCATGGAACGAGTTCCTCTTCGCACTCCTGATGACCGCCATCCGATCCCAGACGACCCCAGTGGTCATCGCGAACTTCCAGACCCAGTTCGGCCTGGACTGGGGATCCATGACGGCGCTGGCCGCCGTTTACTCCATCCCGGTCATCCTTCTCACCCTTCTCTTGCAGCGCAAGATTGTCGCAGGCATGACGCTCGGCGCCGTTAAGGGCTGAGAACCGGCAAGGGCTGGGAAACCACACCACAAAAAGGGCAGAAGCTATGTCAAGCAACAACTACTACGACGTGACTACGTGGCCGGTTGGCAACCCGGCGCAGGACGTCGGCGAGGTCATCAACAGCATCATCGCCGATATCAAGGACCGGCAGGCAGCCACCGATGTGAACAACGGAGGAAAGCCGGGAGCGGTGATCTACCTGCCACCCGGGGACTACCACCTCCGTACGCAGGTGGTGATCGATATCAGCTTCCTCAGGATCCAGGGCTCGGGACACGGCTTTACGTCTTCGAGTATCCGGTTCAACGTTCCTGAAGAGGAGTGGCCTGATCTGCATGAGCTGTGGCCCGGAGGAAGTCGCATTATTGTCGATCTTCCGCCCGCCTCGGACGGGGAGGGCGGGGACGGGGAGGGCTCGGACGGAGCCAAGGGGGCGGCCTTCTACATTGAGCGAAGCGGGAGCCCCCGGATCAGCTCGGTGGAGTTTTCCAACTTCTGCATCGACGGCTTGCACTTCACCCCCGACGGCTCGGGGCTGCCAGCGGAAAACACTTATGTGAATGGCAAGACCGGTATCTATGTGGCGAGCGCCAACGACTCATTCCGCGTCACGGGGATGGGGTTCATCTACCTTGAGAACGCCCTCACGATCCATAACGCCGACGCGCTGTCCATTCACGATAACTTCATCGCCGAGTGTGGAAGCTGCATCGA
Coding sequences:
- a CDS encoding carbohydrate ABC transporter permease — encoded protein: MRVAERTKPDGGKAPAVSARSSVSTATHVAPRKRRGVNREGLEAGRRSTRTILWILLAAAMVLYGFPFLYLLFTSFKTPIDTIAVPPTILPKEWTLENYANALGRSGVLASFINSIQTAIISTLLSLVLAVPAAYGITRYKTPSGRVFIMAALVTRMVPPVAIGIPLASMMASAGLADTPIALSIAHTTISLPLSIWLMSSFFEAVPRDLEEAATVDGCSRLGALWRVVIPVVSGGIAVTAIFAFLASWNEFLFALLMTAIRSQTTPVVIANFQTQFGLDWGSMTALAAVYSIPVILLTLLLQRKIVAGMTLGAVKG